The Novosphingobium aromaticivorans DSM 12444 genome segment GCTCCTTGGCGGTAGCGAAGCTTTCCCGGACATTCGTCGACTTCGGGCTGCGATTGAGCACCGTGACGACGTTGCCCTGAGCCGGGTCTTCCACCAGGCCGCGCGCATTCTCGATCCCAGCGTCGCCCGTGCCCACCACGACGATGTGCTGGTCGAGCACCGCATAGGGATCGTCGAGCTGGTAGGTCACGTGCGGCAGGTCGCCGCCGGGACAGCGCATCAGGTTCGGGTTGCCCTGGGTGCCGATGGCCAGCACCACGTTTTGCGCCATGACCGTCTCGCCATTGGTCAGCTCTATCGCATAGGGCGGCGCGTGGCGCTGGAGTTCGGTGGTGGTGGTCGATCCGTCCCGCGCGCGGCTCACGATCTTCTGGACCGATCCGGGGATCGCAGGCCCCGTGCCCCGGATCGCCTTGACCTCGGCGTTGTACTTCACGTTCACGCCCAGTTCGGCCGTGCGCTCGTTCCACCGGCCGAGGATGTCTTCCTTCTTGCCGGCGTCGAATTCCTGGTCGGACCGCAGGATCAGCTGCGATGGCGTGGCCATCACGTGCTTGCCCTTCTGGTACTTGTAGATCGTGTCGGAAAGGTGGTCGGTCTTTTCGAGAAGCACATGCGACAGGCCAAGCTGCGCCGCACGGCTCGCAGCGCTCATCCCCGCCGGGCCGGAACCGATGATCGCAACCTTGAAAACCTCGCCCACCGGTATGCGTCCCCCGCATCGCGCGAAGAAACGGCGCCTGTTCCTGCGCCTGCCCCTTCTTCAGAACCGATTTGCGACCCCTGTCGTGGCGGACTTTAGCCGATGCGCCGCGCATTGCCACCCGGTATTTGCGGTCCCCGGGCGTCTCCGCATTGTCCTTCAACGGCTTGCAAGCTGCTGGCAGGGCGCGATATGCGGCGCCATTGACGGATGCGGTCTCGTGTCCGACAGGAGTTTGCGATGACCGAGCCCCAGTCCAGTCCGGACCCGAAGCCCAATCCGGAAGCGAGCGCCGAGGCGCAGGGGGCTTCGCGCCTTGGCCGCGCGGCGCTGATCGCCGCCGGCGTGATCGCGCTTGGGGCAGGCGGCTACGCCATGATCGGTCGACACGATTCGCCGCCGCCTCCGGTCGAGCCGCCTCCCGCCGCTCCCAGCCAGCAGCCCTCGGTCGACGACGTGATCGCGAAGCTGGAAAAGAAGCTGGCGGAAAATCCGGATGATGCCGAAGGCTGGCGCATGCTCGGCTGGTCCTATTTCCAGACCGAGCGCTATGCCGAGGCGGCGACCGCACTGAAGAAGGCAACCAAGCTCGATCCCGAACATGCCGAGACCTGGTCGTTCCTGGGCGAGGCGCTGGTCCTTGCCAGCAAGGAAGAAGGCCGCATGCCGCGCGATGCCAAGGCGGCATTCGACAAGGCGATCAAGCTCGATCCCAAGGATGCCCGCGCCCGCTACTTCCAGGCCGTCGCGCTAGACCTTTCGGGCCGGCACCGCCAGGCGATCAACGCCTGGTTCAAGCTTCTCGAGGATACGCCCGCCGACGCACCCTATGCCGAGGACATCCGCGAGGTGATCCGCAACGTGGGCGAACGGCGCAAGATCGATGTCGAGAAGCGTCTCGCCGAAGCGCATTTCGCGGCGCCGGCCAACGGCGTGATCACCGATGGCCCGCACAAGGCGGCGGCGGCCATCCCCGGTCCCACCAGCGCAGAGATGAAGGCGGCGGCCGGCCTGCCCAAGGGGCAGCAGGAAGCCATGATCCGCGGCATGGTCGACGGGCTCGAGGCAAAGCTCGAGAAGAATCCCGCCAATGTCGACGGCTGGATCATGCTCATGCGAAGCCGCATGCAGCTTGGCGAGCCGCGCAAGGCTGCCGAATCGCTGCAGAAGGCCCTTGCCGCGTTCCGCAACGATGGCGCCGCCTCCCGCAAATTGCGCGAAGCGGCATCCAGCATCGGCATTTCCGGCGCCTGATTCGGCAACCTCGGTATTTTTCCACAGGCCGATCGCGTCTCGACCGTTAACCAAGCCGGGCGGGTTTCATGTGTGCCGGGCAGTGCATGATTCATTTCGGGACAGCCTTTGTTTCAGGCGTTTTGTCCCGTTCTGAATCACCTTCGGCCGCTGGACGACTCCTTACCGGGAGGGTCGGTGGTTAACAGGATTGAGTCCGGCCTTTCCGTTTACAACAAATTAA includes the following:
- a CDS encoding tetratricopeptide repeat protein; the encoded protein is MTEPQSSPDPKPNPEASAEAQGASRLGRAALIAAGVIALGAGGYAMIGRHDSPPPPVEPPPAAPSQQPSVDDVIAKLEKKLAENPDDAEGWRMLGWSYFQTERYAEAATALKKATKLDPEHAETWSFLGEALVLASKEEGRMPRDAKAAFDKAIKLDPKDARARYFQAVALDLSGRHRQAINAWFKLLEDTPADAPYAEDIREVIRNVGERRKIDVEKRLAEAHFAAPANGVITDGPHKAAAAIPGPTSAEMKAAAGLPKGQQEAMIRGMVDGLEAKLEKNPANVDGWIMLMRSRMQLGEPRKAAESLQKALAAFRNDGAASRKLREAASSIGISGA